One window from the genome of Musa acuminata AAA Group cultivar baxijiao chromosome BXJ1-4, Cavendish_Baxijiao_AAA, whole genome shotgun sequence encodes:
- the LOC135643794 gene encoding monoterpene synthase 8, chloroplastic-like, translating to MAFCASAPSFCSLIGAHRWTSPSKASPRPCFRPHIRCAAQTPPRRSANYQPSSWSDEYIQSLRNDTKVEEDNARRMEKLTEDVKQLIYMKKGMEEQLQLIDHLQQLGVAYHFKEDIKDALGTIYGSVEKVNMLLKDNLHATALMFRLLREHGFDVSEGVFYRFMDEKGNLKASLRLQTEGLVSLYEASHLAKEGEHVLEEATNFTTKQLKSLMEGSLEPHLREHVAQALELPLNWRMPRLQTRWFIEASQREAKMNPVLLELAKLDFNRVQIIYQRELREVSRWWSNLGLAKRLPFSRDRLMENYFWTVGWAFEPQFARFREAQTKVNCLITTIDDVYDVYGTIDELELFTDAVDRWDVNTMDKLPEYMKICFLALFNTTNDTAYNVMKEKGLDIIPHLKKAWADLCKAYKVEARWYHQGYTPNLEEYLENALVSISGLLILTVACCTSDDVTREALDGFQSRPEIARWSSMILRLCDDLGTSTDELERGDISKSIQCYMHETGVSENIARGHIRGLIKGNWRAINGDRSFTSPFEENLKMMAINIPRMAQCIYQYGDGYGKPDGVIEDRIRSLLIEPILM from the exons ATGGCTTTCTGCGCTTCTGCTCCGTCCTTCTGCAGTCTCATCGGTGCCCATCGGTGGACGTCGCCGTCCAAGGCTTCACCACGTCCATGCTTCCGACCACATATCCGGTGTGCTGCGCagactcctcctcggcgatctgcTAATTACCAGCCAAGCTCGTGGAGTGACGAATACATCCAATCGCTAAGAAATGACACCAAG GTGGAGGAGGataacgcaagaaggatggaaaaaCTGACGGAGGACGTGAAACAACTGATCTACATGAAGAAGGGAATGGAGGAGCAGCTTCAACTGATCGATCACCTGCAGCAGCTTGGGGTGGCGTATCACTTTAAGGAGGATATTAAGGATGCTTTAGGGACTATATACGGTTCCGTGGAAAAGGTGAACATGTTGCTGAAGGATAATCTTCATGCCACGGCTCTTATGTTCAGGCTTCTCAGAGAACATGGATTTGATGTTTCTGAAG GTGTATTCTACCGATTTATGGATGAGAAGGGAAACTTGAAAGCCAGCCTTCGCCTCCAGACTGAAGGATTGGTGAGCTTGTACGAGGCTTCCCATCTTGCAAAGGAAGGAGAGCACGTGCTGGAAGAAGCTACGAACTTCACAACTAAACAGCTCAAGAGCCTCATGGAGGGATCACTTGAGCCTCATCTCAGGGAGCACGTAGCCCAAGCCTTGGAGCTTCCATTGAACTGGAGGATGCCGAGGTTACAGACCAGGTGGTTCATAGAAGCATCCCAAAGGGAAGCGAAGATGAACCCTGTCCTACTTGAATTGGCTAAGTTGGACTTCAACAGGGTTCAGATCATATATCAGAGGGAACTCAGAGAAGTGTCGAG atggtggagcaatcttggCCTCGCGAAAAGGCTTCCATTTTCCAGGGACAGGTTGATGGAGAACTATTTCTGGACGGTTGGCTGGGCTTTTGAGCCACAGTTTGCAAGATTCAGGGAGGCGCAGACAAAAGTTAACTGCCTGATAACAACAATAGATGATGTGTATGATGTTTACGGCACCATCGATGAGCTCGAGCTTTTCACGGATGCCGTCGATAG ATGGGATGTTAATACAATGGACAAATTGCCAGAGTATATGAAGATATGTTTTCTAGCCCTCTTCAACACTACAAATGACACCGCGTACAATGTTATGAAAGAGAAGGGTCTGGATATAATTCCACACCTAAAAAAAGCA TGGGCAGATCTATGCAAGGCATACAAGGTGGAAgcaaggtggtaccaccaaggcTACACACCCAATCTTGAAGAGTACTTGGAGAACGCACTTGTATCGATATCGGGTCTCCTGATATTGACTGTTGCTTGTTGCACCAGTGACGATGTAACTCGAGAGGCCTTAGACGGTTTCCAAAGCCGTCCTGAGATTGCAAGATGGTCATCCATGATCCTTCGACTTTGTGATGATTTGGGTACTTCCACG GACGAGCTTGAAAGAGGCGATATATCCAAATCTATCCAGTGCTACATGCATGAGACCGGTGTATCGGAGAACATAGCTCGTGGGCATATCAGGGGATTAATCAAGGGGAATTGGAGAGCAATAAATGGAGATCGAAGTTTCACTTCGCCTTTTgaggaaaatctgaaaatgatggCCATCAATATTCCTCGAATGGCCCAATGCATATACCAATATGGAGATGGATATGGCAAACCCGATGGAGTGATCGAGGATCGCATAAGGTCTTTGTTGATTGAACCTATACTTATGTAA